GACATTGGAAAAGAAGATGCAAAGTGGATTCGTTAACTTCTCCACAAAAGATACAATCTGGTGAGGTGTGGATACGTCTACGTGATAGGTTTTCCGCAACTGGGATAGCATTGTGCAGGACTCTCCACCATAAATGCTTTACTTTAGGTGGAGCCGAAATAGACCAGAGGGATTTCCAAACTACACTAGCTTGAGAAGATTCAGTTGAATTCTCTATGGAGGCTTTAGATAGCTGGTGGTAGCCAGATTTGACTGTGTATTGTCCATCCTTAGTAAATATCCAGGTAGATTCATCTGCAGATTTGACTGTCTATTGTCCATCCTTAGTATACTAATTCGTatactaaaatatatgtttcattTCATCTAATACAGATTTGTGTCAAATAGATTTTTCCGTATGATTCGATTTATGATTGGACTTGGTTTGATCACATCTGTGTATGCCAAATCATTCTCAGTCAAAACATGTACGCATTTAGTCAAAATCTAGAATATATAAAGGTTTTATACGTATGTCTCTCAAAATTTCTATAACGTTTTTGCGAACTTACCTACCTGCTTAGCTTTGTTAGAATTATTGATAGAACTTTCAAgttctcttttttcttgtttaaaaaatactccAATGCAAATTTTGCGAGTGAGAACTGTGAATGTGTCACAACACTTCaatacttcaatttttttttttttttaactactgTGTTTGAGTATGATAATTGATCATGAACAGATTCGAGATTGGACATATCAgttgaatttcaaaatttaatatagtttttaaacAGGAAAATGAAAGTTACATGATCTAATATCTATGAtggaactattttttttataaagatttttgtaattacatCGGAGCACATGTTGGAATTCAGAAAGCCACATGATCTATGATGGTCTCTCATTAATCATTTCATCTCATGTTTTCAGCTAAATTCAGTGACtttgttatatacttatatgacATAAATGCGCTCcaaaatactactactactattactttttcatatatttggTATTACATTTAATTTGCTGCATAGTGGAATATCCTCTTGGATTCTACAGTACAGTTTAattactatttagtatttacaacAACACTTTTAGTAGGAATTTGCTATTGTTGgataaatatttggatttgtttttcttcaaaatgtaTATGTTATCAACAATAAACTAGTTCTAGTTCATCAATCATTCTGTTGcctatatttttcatttgtacAAACACATATTTACACGTTACCAAAGAGATCTTTTTCTCTAATTAGACCATGTGCAATGGTGTATACTTGGGCCGTCCCCCGGCATTTGGTTTTTAAAGTTAAATCAAAAATGGCCCAATATTGAAAAAACGACTCTTTAAACGGGATATTTTTCGTCCGTCTATTTGGACACGTGGAAGGCGGTGATTGAGAGAAGATTTTGGGTAGGGTTAACACAAAACACTTTCTCGAGAGAAATTTCTCGAATTCTCTCTTCTATCTCGACGGCGACGAAAACGATCTTTTGTGTCTTCTGTGTCTTCTGTGTCTTCTGTGTCTTTCCGCCGATTTCAAACCGAAAACGATCAATTCCCTCaatattctttctcttttccacCGATTTCAAGCCGCAAACGATCTACTGTTTCTCCCGAAGCTTGTCCGGCGGTTTAATCGAGCGAAATAAGGTTTGTGTTCTTCCTCCAATTTGAGATTTCGCTGATTTGCTTCAGGGTTATCGATTAGTCTATGTGTATATGGTCTATGTGTATAGGGTTATCGAAATAAAGGTTTGTCTCTGTGCATATGGTCTTTGTGTCTGTGTGTATGGTCGATTACTCTCTGTGTATAAGATCGATTAGTCTCTGTGTATAGGGTTATCGAAATAAAGGTTTGTCTATGTGTATATGGTCTATGTGTCTGTGTGTATGGTCGATTAGTTTCTGTGTATAAGGTTGATTAGTCTCTGTGTATATGGTCTCTGTGTATAGGGTTATCGAAATAAAGGTTTGTCTCTAGTAATGTGTAGTTAAATAGCCTGGTTAATTGCTATGCTTGCTTCGTAATGTATACGAACTAGCTGGTCCTTGTTGGTGACATTTTGGTCTGGTTTGTTCATAGTTTCTTGTTTAGTCACATAAATTGAATGCTTTTGTGAAGTGTacttgtcataaattgtgattagactgTGGTTGTTAGCTCGTTATGAATTGCTACTTATTGCAAGTTACCTTCTAACCTATTAAACCTCAACCATCTTCTTTCTACTTACATCATAAATCTCTTTCATTTTGTAACCCCTTCTTTTCTCTACTCATTCTCTAAGATTCCTCATATGGATTatcagtcttcttcttacttaaaCCTGCTTAACAGTCAAGAAGGTGGTATAAATGAAAACTTTCGTTGGGAAAGTTTTCCACCTTCTAGACAGAACAAcgtgcctttggagtcttgcaagctagattcACCGTTATTAACCATCTTGGTTATGGGATAAATACAAAATGGTAAATGTTATAAGagcatgcataatactccataatatgattgtcgaagatgaaggACATACATACAGTTTCCGAAACCaagtttctgaatttcaacacggagaatatgtggatcaaacatataccgtTGGTGCCGCCGGTGTGGGTTCAAATATCGGCACTACGATTACTCGTCAAACAAGACTTCGGGATAAATAAGTCCATGACCAACTAAAatatgatttgattgagcatatttggactaactttGGACATTTTCCGGGtaatgaagattaattttaaaatttttgtgaattgaataaaatgtttgtttttacttttgatgtttgtatgttttatgttttctatttttaatttcttaattgtatgttttttgtttttcaactttttgtaactttgtaattttttaatgtttaaactttcaaaatattattattttattcagggaccaaatacaaatagataccaatgctcatactaaaaataaaaaactttctaaataataatattaaaattgaaagaCTAAAAACCATGAGTcaccaatgcccatgctctaACGCTCTTTTTTCGCATCGTTCTCTTTACTAGTTtgagttttgatatattttaaaaataatgtttagtttgttattattattttgtattcttATGTAAATTTCTCGCTAATGGAAtttaaacattgttttcaattttgatgGTAGGGGTAATATTATTGGTCCACAGACTATATATGTTTCCATGTGTGTGTGGATAAGATAGAAAGCAGAAGGTAGTCAAATCTGTATCTGGGTCCATTTCTCTTAGGACACAAGCTAAAGGTAGAACTCaacttggtttgtttttttacttcacTTGTTCACACTCATAGATATTCGTCGTCcacaacttcaaattttaatatcGACGACGCCCTTATATTAAAATCTCAATTATATATTCTTCATCTCATATGAGCTGGttgatattttcaaaaactgTGAGAATTAGTGAATGTTCACAATGaacaaccaaaattttaaataataaatttaccATTTGAACtagtaatttaaaaattaagtttCCCAAAACCCATATGTATATAATCAACATTTGGGAGGAATATCCTAGAATCCTAGCTAGAGTTATGTCTTTGTCCCTTCTACATATGATGACAGTACACATTACACTACATAATATCATAGATTCATAATGTTCACTAAGTAAAACTAcccaaaaatggaaaatattatattacaaagTCGAAGCGAAAAATGTATCCAACATCATCAAATATAATCCAAACCCAATCTCCGTCTAAGTCTCTCATGAAAAGATATCTACATGCAAACAAGAGAGACAAAATAAGATCTtaagttatacatatatataagttttgttCTCTCCCAATATATataagtagtatatatatatatatatatatatatatatgaatgtataTATGTAGTTATAACAATGATCCATCAAGGCTCTTGTTTGAAGAAAACTGAAGGAAAGATCTCCCTCAAGAGCTCATATTGATCACCCCCATTATGATTATACTCTTGATGAGAACTAGGGTTTGCATTCACACTACCATAACCACTTTGTCCATATCCATAATCCAAGGCAGCCGCCGCAGCACCGCCGTTAGTATAAGCCGCCGTCCGAAACATATCATGTGCAAAGCTTCTCGGAGTCATGAGGCCGTCTGCGGAGAACATAGCAGCAGCGGCAGAACTTCCTCGGAGATTAGTGGGAATCGGGTGGTTGTGTTGACCCTCATAAGTTGTAATCACAACCGTTGGATCTTGAAACGATCTCTCCACACGTTTCTTCACGTTGCACCTTTGCGTTGTACATCTATAGTAACTCCTATTATATTTTGGATTGCATTGGCTAATATCAGTTACACTATAATGGTCCGCATTTTTGTAACACATTTTTACGGTCAAACTAAGAACAAGACTTTGCAACGCAAatgcaaagaaaataagaaaaaaggaaataagtaATTTACCTTGGATAAGGGCTATTTTTAACAGCCTTTTGGCCGTATTTTCTCCATCTATAACCATCTTCAAGATGATCAACTTCACTTTTAGTCATAAACGAGACTCGTggctctctttgtttcttcaccTCGTTCTTATTTGTTTTCCCACTGAAATCATATACACACCATAAAATTAGTATACACATGCTAGAATATTTTCTTATTCCATATATTATTCCATCAataatcctatatatatatagttatatggCTTACACTTTTTTGGAactttgatcttcttcatctccgaCTAACTCTCGTTTCCTCCCGCCCTTACCGGAATCTTCACCGGGATGGTCAGCCTcactagaggaagaagatgcaGATACCCTAGTTGTAGTCGCGGTGCATGCACCACCACTGATTACGTCATTATTAGTAACATCGCGGTTGGATTCTTGATCGATGGAAGAGTTGAAAACCTCTGAGGAAGAGGGAGAAAGACCAAAAGTTTTGTGATGAAGTAGAGATTCATACGCTCCTGGAGTATTTTGGAGGCAATCGGTGAAGGAGTAAGAAGATGGATCGAAGCCGTTTTGCGATGAGATGGTGTTTCCATAAGAAGATGGATTTGAAGTAGGCAGATTCATCATTTCGTGCAAGGAAAATGATGGAGGGTATTGGTAGTTGTAGAGATCTCTGGTTTCGTTAGACATGGTGAAGAACAACAatgaagagagaaaca
The sequence above is a segment of the Camelina sativa cultivar DH55 chromosome 10, Cs, whole genome shotgun sequence genome. Coding sequences within it:
- the LOC104718509 gene encoding probable WRKY transcription factor 28 — encoded protein: MSNETRDLYNYQYPPSFSLHEMMNLPTSNPSSYGNTISSQNGFDPSSYSFTDCLQNTPGAYESLLHHKTFGLSPSSSEVFNSSIDQESNRDVTNNDVISGGACTATTTRVSASSSSSEADHPGEDSGKGGRKRELVGDEEDQSSKKVGKTNKNEVKKQREPRVSFMTKSEVDHLEDGYRWRKYGQKAVKNSPYPRSYYRCTTQRCNVKKRVERSFQDPTVVITTYEGQHNHPIPTNLRGSSAAAAMFSADGLMTPRSFAHDMFRTAAYTNGGAAAAALDYGYGQSGYGSVNANPSSHQEYNHNGGDQYELLREIFPSVFFKQEP